In one window of Corynebacterium incognita DNA:
- the gdhA gene encoding NADP-specific glutamate dehydrogenase: MNVDAQISEYYDKLLKRNAGEPEFHQAVAEILHSLRFVLEKDPHYADFGLIERLCEPERQLIFRVPWIADGGEIRVNRGFRVQFNSALGPYKGGLRFHPSVNLGIIKFLGFEQIFKNSLTGLPIGGGKGGSDFDPKGKSEGEIMRFCQSFMTELHRHIGEYRDVPAGDIGVGGREIGFLFGQYRRLTDNHESGVLTGKGLAWGGSLVRKEATGFGSVYITEEMMASQGESLSGAKVIVSGSGNVAIYAAHKAQELGATVVAMSDSSGYVHTPQGVDIELLRDVKEVRRERMSTYAAEAGEGVSYVDGGNIWEVAADVALPCATQNELDGESAQLLVDNGLRYVAEGANMPSTPEAIRVFEQSGVHFAPGKAANAGGVATSALEMQQNASRDSWSFDYTDERLRTIMSNIFKNVDATAKEYGREGDYVLGANIHGFKKVADAMLAQGVI; the protein is encoded by the coding sequence ATGAACGTAGATGCCCAGATTTCTGAATATTATGACAAGCTCCTCAAGCGCAACGCCGGAGAACCGGAGTTCCACCAGGCGGTGGCAGAGATTCTGCACTCGCTGAGGTTCGTGCTGGAGAAGGACCCGCACTACGCGGACTTTGGCCTTATCGAGCGCCTCTGCGAGCCTGAGCGCCAGCTCATCTTCCGAGTGCCGTGGATTGCTGACGGCGGTGAGATCCGCGTCAACCGCGGCTTTCGCGTGCAGTTCAACTCGGCGCTGGGGCCGTACAAGGGTGGCTTGCGTTTCCACCCCTCGGTCAACCTGGGCATCATTAAATTCTTGGGCTTCGAGCAGATCTTCAAAAACTCGCTGACCGGCTTGCCCATCGGCGGCGGCAAGGGCGGTTCGGACTTCGACCCCAAGGGTAAGTCCGAGGGCGAGATCATGCGCTTTTGCCAGTCGTTTATGACTGAGCTGCACCGCCACATCGGCGAATACCGCGACGTTCCCGCCGGTGACATCGGCGTGGGTGGGCGCGAGATCGGCTTCCTGTTTGGTCAGTACCGCCGCCTGACGGATAACCACGAGTCCGGCGTTCTTACTGGCAAGGGGCTGGCGTGGGGCGGCTCCCTGGTGCGCAAGGAGGCCACTGGCTTCGGCTCGGTGTATATCACCGAGGAGATGATGGCCTCGCAGGGTGAGTCCCTCTCCGGCGCCAAGGTTATCGTCTCCGGCTCCGGCAACGTGGCCATCTACGCCGCGCACAAGGCGCAGGAGCTTGGCGCGACCGTGGTTGCCATGAGCGACTCATCGGGCTACGTCCACACGCCGCAGGGCGTGGACATTGAACTATTGCGCGACGTCAAGGAGGTGCGCCGCGAGCGCATGTCCACCTACGCCGCTGAGGCGGGCGAGGGCGTTTCTTACGTCGACGGCGGCAATATCTGGGAGGTGGCTGCGGACGTCGCGCTGCCGTGCGCGACCCAGAACGAGCTCGACGGCGAATCCGCGCAGCTGCTCGTGGACAATGGTTTGCGCTATGTGGCAGAAGGGGCCAACATGCCGTCCACTCCGGAAGCCATCCGGGTATTCGAGCAGTCCGGCGTGCACTTCGCCCCAGGTAAGGCAGCCAACGCAGGTGGCGTGGCCACCTCCGCGCTGGAGATGCAGCAGAACGCCTCGCGTGATTCCTGGTCCTTCGACTACACCGACGAGCGGCTGCGCACCATCATGAGCAACATTTTCAAAAACGTGGACGCCACTGCCAAGGAGTACGGCCGCGAAGGGGACTACGTCCTCGGCGCCAACATCCACGGCTTCAAGAAGGTCGCCGACGCGATGCTGGCGCAGGGAGTGATTTAG
- a CDS encoding glycerate kinase, whose product MHTPPPASDPAPELTPSKSATAITLPSTDVAGRLVDLQYYLDGEVAYIPGPVRADGAWDVLHGDSYGTGVLIADAQTKGATTVVLDLGGTDDIVALDAGMGILVALGAAPYDARGFALPKGGAPLVALDQVDTAQLNIPAAALNWVLVVDPDSAPTPAAAPSAASTSLELSAEHTALLTGAMLRAADVFHSDPHAEFCGAGGGVPMALTWLSTLLHGDGSRVSIRPVPPARPA is encoded by the coding sequence ATGCACACACCGCCCCCAGCCTCCGATCCTGCTCCCGAGCTGACCCCCAGCAAATCCGCCACCGCCATCACGTTGCCGTCCACCGACGTGGCGGGCAGGTTGGTGGATCTGCAGTACTACTTGGACGGCGAGGTCGCCTATATCCCAGGCCCCGTGCGTGCCGACGGCGCGTGGGACGTCCTGCACGGCGATAGTTACGGCACCGGTGTGCTCATCGCGGATGCGCAGACTAAGGGCGCGACCACGGTGGTGCTGGACCTCGGCGGTACGGACGACATCGTCGCGCTCGACGCCGGTATGGGCATCCTCGTCGCACTTGGCGCGGCACCGTACGACGCCCGCGGCTTCGCCCTGCCCAAAGGCGGCGCGCCGCTCGTCGCCCTCGACCAGGTGGACACGGCACAGCTCAACATCCCGGCCGCGGCCCTCAACTGGGTGCTCGTCGTGGATCCGGACAGCGCCCCCACCCCGGCCGCGGCACCGTCCGCGGCGTCGACCAGCCTGGAGCTGTCAGCAGAACATACCGCACTGCTCACGGGCGCCATGCTGCGCGCGGCGGACGTTTTTCATTCAGATCCCCACGCCGAGTTCTGCGGCGCAGGCGGCGGCGTCCCCATGGCGCTAACCTGGCTGTCCACGCTGCTCCACGGCGACGGCTCCCGGGTCAGTATTCGCCCGGTACCCCCGGCGCGCCCGGCCTAG
- the rnc gene encoding ribonuclease III has product MSKKNKLTGEEALAAEFAAVDHAPLLDALGVQLSDEGLRLALTHRSFANEHGHLPNNERLEFLGDAVLGLSVAHKLYEVYPSRPESDISKMRASIVSRYGLADVARDIGLGEHILLGKGEIATDGRNKDSILADTTEALFGAIYLEHGFEPARGVILRLFQHKIDTATVTGFHTDWKTILQERCAELKAEMPVYSASVEGPQHDQTFTAFVTVAGHELGKGVGQNKKLAEQQAAQAAITVLKEKPQLVANTASAGA; this is encoded by the coding sequence GTGAGTAAGAAGAACAAGCTCACCGGCGAAGAAGCCCTCGCCGCAGAATTTGCGGCCGTCGACCACGCACCGCTTCTCGACGCCCTCGGGGTCCAGCTCAGCGATGAAGGCTTGCGGTTGGCGCTGACGCACCGTTCGTTTGCGAACGAGCATGGTCACCTACCCAACAACGAGCGCCTGGAGTTTTTGGGCGACGCCGTGCTGGGGCTCTCGGTGGCCCATAAGCTGTATGAGGTTTACCCATCGCGCCCAGAGTCTGACATTTCGAAAATGCGCGCGTCCATCGTGTCCCGTTACGGGCTTGCCGACGTCGCCCGTGACATTGGGCTGGGCGAGCACATCTTGCTGGGTAAGGGCGAGATCGCCACGGACGGCCGCAACAAGGACTCGATTCTGGCCGACACTACCGAGGCACTGTTCGGCGCGATCTACCTGGAACACGGCTTCGAGCCGGCGCGTGGGGTGATCCTGCGACTGTTCCAGCACAAGATTGATACCGCGACGGTGACCGGCTTCCACACCGACTGGAAGACGATCCTGCAGGAGCGCTGCGCAGAGCTCAAGGCTGAGATGCCGGTGTACTCCGCGTCCGTGGAGGGCCCGCAACACGACCAAACGTTTACGGCTTTCGTCACGGTGGCAGGCCACGAGCTGGGCAAGGGCGTGGGCCAGAACAAGAAGCTCGCGGAACAACAGGCCGCGCAGGCCGCCATCACTGTGCTGAAAGAAAAACCGCAGCTGGTGGCCAATACCGCCAGCGCGGGCGCGTAA
- a CDS encoding amidohydrolase, producing the protein MSTSPVADILSRHGADLSWQQDFYEDLHRHPELSHEEERTAAKILEALHAWEERYATALEIQTGIGGHGIVATLRNSATTPADTDPHQDAGPTVLMRADFDALPMADESGASFAATNGKMHACGHDMHATALLGALDILGATRDEWTGTFIALFQPAEETSVGAKYMLANDLVNRIPTPDICLGQHVMPGKAGTVATKAGAIMAGCDSLRITVHGSGAHASMPHRAIDPTFIAAMIVVRLQAIVGREVSPEDFFVISVGELHSGDKNNIIPSSAEIVLNTRFYKPELADQVYASVRKVVDAECAASGSPLEPTFEFFAHGEVIDNDPVAFDTVREHFDAVFGDASIDAERSTASEDFCYIPQAFGVPYLFWFIGSTPDALLDNPPVNHQPNFLPDYAPTVDAATRAGAAAALTYLRKAHATSPRTA; encoded by the coding sequence TTGTCCACCTCTCCTGTGGCTGACATCCTTTCCCGCCACGGCGCCGACCTGTCCTGGCAGCAGGACTTCTACGAGGACCTGCACCGACACCCGGAGCTCTCCCACGAAGAGGAGCGCACAGCCGCGAAGATCCTCGAGGCTCTCCACGCGTGGGAGGAGCGCTACGCCACCGCCCTGGAGATCCAGACCGGCATTGGCGGGCACGGGATCGTCGCCACGCTGCGCAACAGCGCAACCACCCCTGCGGACACGGACCCTCATCAAGACGCGGGCCCCACGGTGTTGATGCGCGCGGACTTCGATGCCCTGCCGATGGCCGACGAATCCGGTGCGAGCTTCGCCGCGACCAACGGGAAGATGCATGCCTGTGGCCACGACATGCACGCCACTGCGTTACTCGGCGCCCTGGATATCCTCGGCGCCACCCGTGATGAGTGGACCGGGACCTTTATCGCGCTGTTCCAGCCCGCGGAGGAAACCTCGGTGGGCGCGAAGTACATGCTGGCCAACGACCTAGTCAACCGCATCCCCACACCGGATATCTGTCTGGGGCAGCACGTTATGCCGGGCAAGGCGGGAACCGTGGCCACTAAGGCCGGGGCGATTATGGCCGGCTGCGACTCCCTGCGCATTACCGTCCACGGCTCCGGGGCACACGCCTCCATGCCGCACCGCGCCATTGACCCCACATTCATCGCGGCGATGATCGTGGTGCGCCTCCAGGCCATCGTGGGCCGCGAGGTCTCCCCGGAGGACTTCTTCGTCATCTCCGTCGGCGAGCTGCATTCCGGAGACAAAAACAACATCATCCCTTCCTCCGCCGAGATTGTGCTCAACACCCGCTTCTATAAGCCGGAACTGGCGGACCAGGTCTACGCCTCCGTGCGCAAGGTAGTCGACGCCGAATGTGCCGCGTCCGGCTCCCCGCTCGAGCCCACCTTTGAGTTCTTCGCCCACGGCGAGGTAATAGACAACGACCCAGTCGCCTTCGACACCGTGCGCGAGCATTTCGACGCTGTCTTCGGCGACGCCTCCATCGACGCCGAGCGCTCGACCGCCTCGGAGGACTTTTGCTATATCCCGCAGGCCTTCGGCGTGCCGTACCTGTTCTGGTTCATCGGCTCCACCCCGGACGCGCTGCTGGACAACCCGCCGGTCAACCACCAGCCCAACTTCCTTCCGGACTACGCGCCCACCGTGGACGCCGCCACCCGCGCCGGCGCCGCGGCCGCGTTGACCTACCTGCGCAAGGCACACGCGACGTCGCCACGCACCGCCTAG
- the pyk gene encoding pyruvate kinase has translation MDRRTKIVCTLGPAVASKDKILGLVRDGMDVARLNFSHGEHADHEQNYNWVREATDESGRAVGVLADLQGPKIRLGRFKEDKTYWETGEVVRITVDDCEGTHDRVSTTYKGLARDAKPGDRLLVDDGKVALVCKDVEGSDVICEVTEGGPVSNNKGVSLPGMDISVPALSEKDIADLRFALRLGVDFIALSFVRSPADIDLVHEVMDEVGRRVPVIAKLEKPEAVDALESIILAFDAVMVARGDLGVEVELEQVPLVQKRAVQIARENAKPVIVATQMLDSMIENSRPTRAEASDVANAVLDGADAVMLSGETSVGVDPHNVVRTMSRIVSRAESEGTVPPLAHIPRTKRGVISYSARDIAERLHAKALVAFTTSGDTAKRMARLHSSLPLLVFTPNQAVRSQLALTWGARTFLCTEVQSTDDMMRVLDQQLLNLPEYEEGDMVVVVAGTPPGISGNTNMIQVHRIGESNQG, from the coding sequence GTGGATAGAAGAACAAAAATCGTCTGTACTCTCGGTCCTGCAGTAGCAAGCAAGGACAAAATTCTAGGCCTCGTCCGTGACGGAATGGACGTGGCGCGTTTGAACTTCTCTCATGGTGAGCACGCCGACCACGAGCAGAACTACAACTGGGTCCGCGAGGCCACTGACGAGTCCGGCCGCGCCGTCGGCGTGCTTGCCGACCTCCAGGGCCCGAAGATCCGCCTGGGCCGCTTCAAGGAGGACAAGACCTACTGGGAGACCGGTGAGGTTGTCCGCATCACCGTCGACGACTGCGAGGGCACCCACGACCGCGTCTCCACCACCTACAAGGGCCTGGCGCGCGATGCGAAGCCGGGCGACCGCCTGCTCGTCGACGACGGCAAGGTAGCCCTGGTGTGCAAGGACGTCGAAGGCAGCGACGTCATCTGTGAGGTCACCGAAGGCGGCCCGGTGTCCAACAACAAGGGCGTGTCTCTGCCGGGCATGGACATCTCCGTGCCGGCGCTGTCTGAAAAGGACATCGCGGACCTGCGCTTCGCGCTGCGCCTGGGCGTGGACTTCATCGCGCTGTCGTTCGTGCGTTCCCCGGCGGATATCGACCTGGTGCACGAGGTTATGGACGAGGTCGGCCGCCGCGTGCCGGTCATCGCCAAGCTGGAGAAGCCGGAGGCCGTGGACGCGCTCGAGTCCATCATCCTGGCTTTCGACGCCGTCATGGTCGCCCGCGGCGACCTCGGCGTCGAAGTTGAGCTGGAGCAGGTGCCGCTGGTGCAGAAGCGCGCGGTACAGATTGCCCGCGAGAACGCCAAGCCGGTCATCGTGGCCACCCAGATGCTGGACTCCATGATTGAGAACTCCCGACCGACACGCGCAGAGGCCTCCGACGTGGCCAACGCGGTGCTCGACGGCGCGGACGCTGTCATGCTTTCCGGTGAGACCTCCGTGGGCGTGGATCCGCACAACGTGGTGCGCACCATGTCGCGCATCGTCTCCCGCGCGGAGTCTGAGGGCACCGTTCCGCCGCTGGCGCACATCCCGCGCACCAAGCGTGGCGTGATTTCCTATTCCGCTCGCGACATCGCGGAGCGCCTGCACGCCAAGGCCCTGGTGGCGTTCACCACCTCCGGCGACACGGCTAAGCGCATGGCTCGCCTGCACTCCTCGCTGCCACTGCTGGTGTTCACCCCGAACCAGGCCGTGCGTTCCCAGTTGGCGCTGACGTGGGGTGCGCGCACTTTCCTCTGCACAGAGGTGCAATCCACCGATGACATGATGCGTGTGCTCGACCAGCAGCTCCTCAATCTCCCCGAGTACGAAGAGGGTGACATGGTCGTCGTCGTCGCCGGCACTCCACCGGGAATCTCCGGCAACACCAACATGATCCAGGTCCACCGCATCGGCGAGTCCAACCAGGGCTAG
- the mutM gene encoding bifunctional DNA-formamidopyrimidine glycosylase/DNA-(apurinic or apyrimidinic site) lyase, translating to MPELPEVEVVRRGLEPFVRGTTFGAVNILHPRAARGNELPLETVLPGRTITGVSRRGKFMWLDLAPERGVDKHADRLYIHLGMSGQLRIGEVNSRHIRAQAELIPDPITAGAESAVSADAAPADVTSVDVTSAEPQSPEVLSFVDQRTFGYWKLAGAEHIAHIAADPLEEVFDAVATSRRIRAKKAPIKAVLLDQTVVSGVGNIYADEALWAAGIVPSRPASRLRHRDVLRLLDAARQVMVQALQQGGTSFDALYVNVNGESGYFSRSLHVYGRAGQDCDRCGAEILRTVIRGRSSHHCANCQVI from the coding sequence ATGCCGGAGTTACCTGAAGTCGAGGTGGTGCGCCGCGGGCTCGAGCCCTTCGTCCGCGGCACGACGTTCGGCGCCGTAAACATCCTGCACCCGCGCGCGGCCCGCGGCAACGAGCTTCCTTTAGAGACAGTGCTGCCCGGGCGCACCATCACCGGCGTCTCGCGGCGGGGCAAGTTTATGTGGCTCGACCTTGCGCCAGAACGCGGCGTCGATAAGCACGCCGATCGGCTCTATATCCATCTGGGGATGTCGGGGCAGCTGCGCATCGGTGAGGTCAATTCGCGCCACATCCGTGCCCAGGCGGAGCTGATTCCAGACCCCATAACGGCGGGAGCAGAAAGTGCGGTCTCGGCAGACGCGGCCCCAGCAGATGTGACCTCGGTTGATGTGACCTCGGCCGAGCCGCAGTCGCCTGAGGTGTTGAGCTTCGTGGACCAGCGGACGTTCGGGTATTGGAAACTCGCGGGCGCAGAGCACATTGCGCACATCGCGGCGGACCCGTTGGAGGAGGTTTTTGACGCCGTAGCGACATCGCGGCGCATCCGGGCGAAGAAGGCGCCGATCAAGGCGGTGCTGCTGGACCAGACGGTGGTGTCGGGGGTAGGAAACATTTACGCCGATGAGGCGTTGTGGGCCGCAGGCATCGTACCCTCGCGCCCAGCATCCCGGTTGCGGCACCGGGACGTGCTGCGGCTTCTCGACGCCGCGAGGCAGGTCATGGTGCAGGCGTTACAACAGGGCGGCACCAGTTTCGACGCACTGTACGTGAACGTCAATGGCGAATCCGGCTATTTCTCGCGCTCGCTGCACGTGTACGGCCGCGCGGGACAAGACTGTGACCGCTGCGGCGCTGAGATCCTGCGCACAGTCATCCGCGGGCGCTCTAGTCACCACTGTGCCAACTGCCAGGTGATTTAG
- a CDS encoding DivIVA domain-containing protein, which produces MYRVFESLDDLVRNVEQGYGVPMTSNCMVPRNEMLALLDDLRNALPVEIDDAQDVLDKQDEIIRGAEERADQTIADADVEANDIVARAQAEADRIIHDAEARADETLARADADATAMVDSARSESDRTIASANETYERTVAEGQAEQDRLVSESEVVRRANDEAHRIVDTAHAESTKLRTDCDEFVDGKLGEFEETLSTVLRTISSDRAALRRGAGVRGSDRGDRGERSDWAAEDEGYGRYRG; this is translated from the coding sequence ATGTATCGCGTCTTTGAATCCTTAGATGACCTCGTCCGTAACGTTGAACAGGGCTATGGCGTGCCCATGACGTCGAATTGTATGGTGCCGCGCAATGAGATGCTGGCGCTCTTAGACGATCTGCGCAATGCGCTGCCCGTAGAGATTGATGATGCGCAGGACGTCCTGGACAAGCAGGACGAGATTATCCGGGGTGCTGAGGAACGCGCGGACCAGACCATCGCGGACGCGGACGTCGAGGCCAACGACATTGTGGCCCGCGCCCAGGCGGAGGCGGACCGTATTATCCACGACGCCGAGGCCCGCGCCGACGAGACCTTGGCACGTGCTGACGCCGATGCCACGGCAATGGTAGATAGCGCGCGTTCGGAGTCGGACCGCACCATCGCGTCCGCCAACGAGACCTACGAGCGCACCGTGGCCGAGGGGCAGGCAGAGCAGGACCGCCTTGTATCCGAATCTGAGGTGGTGCGCCGTGCCAACGACGAAGCGCACCGCATCGTCGATACCGCGCACGCGGAGTCCACGAAGCTGCGCACGGACTGCGACGAGTTCGTTGACGGCAAGCTTGGTGAGTTTGAGGAGACGCTGTCCACGGTCCTGCGCACCATCTCCAGCGACCGTGCCGCGCTGCGCCGCGGCGCGGGCGTGCGGGGTAGTGACCGCGGTGACCGTGGTGAACGCAGCGACTGGGCCGCAGAGGATGAGGGCTACGGCCGTTACCGCGGCTAG
- a CDS encoding YceD family protein, whose product MNSPFVFNVAQLLRGETMPEQRTQTGPAPARIGVEMIAIKKGDDVTVDATLTPLGTGILVDADVTGTLTGECSRCLAELHPPLDVHVSQFFAADEDSITGDPEDEADAGSGDETPIINIDELDLLQTVIDEVGLTLPFNPTCEGECVNEVPTAEGVTTGISGEEERVDPRWSGLEKFL is encoded by the coding sequence ATGAATTCTCCTTTTGTATTTAACGTCGCGCAGTTGCTGCGCGGTGAGACCATGCCAGAGCAGCGCACCCAAACCGGGCCAGCGCCCGCGCGTATTGGCGTGGAAATGATCGCCATCAAAAAGGGCGATGACGTCACCGTGGACGCCACGCTGACCCCGCTGGGCACCGGCATCCTGGTGGATGCGGATGTCACCGGCACCCTGACCGGCGAGTGCTCGCGGTGCCTGGCGGAGCTACACCCGCCACTTGACGTGCACGTGAGCCAGTTTTTTGCTGCGGATGAGGACTCCATCACCGGAGATCCCGAGGACGAGGCCGACGCCGGTTCGGGTGACGAGACCCCAATCATCAACATTGATGAGCTGGATCTGCTGCAGACCGTCATTGACGAGGTCGGCCTGACGTTGCCTTTCAACCCCACGTGCGAAGGCGAATGTGTCAACGAGGTACCCACCGCCGAGGGCGTCACCACGGGGATCAGTGGCGAGGAGGAGCGCGTCGATCCGCGATGGAGCGGACTGGAGAAGTTCCTGTGA
- a CDS encoding glycogen/starch/alpha-glucan phosphorylase has translation MASSTRHPFESTVPGHVRAASGTTPTAATDRKFWYGLSTAVMEQIADRWQATEDAYNATRQQHYFSAEFLMGRALLNNLTNLDLVEEAQAVSQDSGRELVDVLDEEHDAALGNGGLGRLAACFLDSAVTQNYPVTGYGLLYRYGLFRQFFWEGHQHEKPDPWMENGYPFVVRHAGEQRRVHFDDMDVRAIPYDMPIVGYGTDNVGTLRLWKSEPIEDFDYDAFNSQRFTEAIINRERVMDICRVLYPNDTTYEGKVLRVRQQYFFVSASLQMMVDNYLANHGDDLRGFAEYNSIQLNDTHPVLAIPELMRILLDEHGFGWDEAWKVTCETFAYTNHTVLAEALEQWDVSIFQQLFWRIWEIVEEINRRFREDMFARGLDESRVNYMSPVHDGRVHMAWIACYAAYSINGVAALHTEIIKRETLRDWFELWPEKFNNKTNGVTPRRWLKMCNPQLSGLLTAKLGSDAWVTDLSQLKSLAPLAKDATVMRELMDIKYANKKAFAEWIDAHQGAKVDPNSIFDVQIKRLHEYKRQLLNALYILDLYFRITEDGEKVPPRTFIFGAKAAPGYTRAKAIIKFINSVGDLVNNHPDTRDTIRVVFVENYNVSPAEHIIPAADVSEQISVAGKEASGTSNMKFMMNGALTLGTLDGANVEIVEAVGEDNAYIFGAKEEELPELRAHYNPGELAQTVPGLRRVLDAMTSGLLGQENNHIFGDLRSSLVDGYGEHANDTYYVLGDFASYREARDRMAQDYMDSELNWARKCWYNICYSGRFSSDRTIADYAHDVWKIEPTPVTDHSVDDAL, from the coding sequence ATGGCAAGCAGCACGCGTCACCCCTTTGAATCCACCGTTCCGGGCCACGTCCGCGCCGCGTCTGGCACCACCCCCACCGCGGCCACCGACCGCAAGTTCTGGTACGGCCTGTCAACGGCCGTCATGGAGCAGATCGCGGACCGGTGGCAGGCCACCGAAGACGCGTACAACGCGACCCGCCAGCAGCACTACTTCTCCGCGGAATTCCTCATGGGCCGTGCCCTGCTGAACAACCTCACCAACCTGGACCTGGTGGAAGAGGCACAGGCAGTGTCTCAGGACAGCGGCCGCGAGCTTGTCGACGTCCTGGACGAAGAACACGACGCCGCACTGGGTAACGGTGGCCTGGGCCGCCTGGCAGCGTGTTTCCTCGACTCTGCCGTGACGCAGAACTACCCCGTCACCGGCTACGGCCTGCTCTACCGCTACGGCCTGTTCCGCCAGTTTTTCTGGGAGGGCCACCAGCACGAGAAGCCGGACCCGTGGATGGAAAACGGCTACCCGTTCGTTGTCCGCCATGCCGGTGAGCAGCGCCGCGTTCACTTCGACGACATGGACGTGCGCGCCATCCCTTATGACATGCCGATCGTCGGCTACGGCACCGATAACGTGGGCACGCTGCGCCTGTGGAAGTCCGAGCCCATCGAGGACTTCGACTACGACGCGTTCAACTCACAGCGCTTCACCGAAGCCATCATCAACCGCGAGCGAGTCATGGACATCTGCCGCGTGCTTTACCCGAATGACACCACCTACGAGGGCAAGGTACTGCGCGTTCGCCAGCAGTACTTCTTCGTCTCCGCTTCCCTGCAGATGATGGTGGACAACTACCTCGCCAACCACGGCGACGACCTGCGCGGCTTCGCCGAGTACAACAGCATCCAGCTCAACGACACCCACCCGGTGCTGGCCATCCCGGAACTCATGCGCATCCTGCTCGACGAGCACGGCTTCGGCTGGGACGAGGCTTGGAAGGTCACCTGCGAAACCTTCGCCTACACCAACCACACCGTGCTGGCCGAGGCCCTGGAGCAGTGGGACGTGTCCATCTTCCAGCAGCTGTTTTGGCGCATCTGGGAGATCGTGGAAGAGATCAACCGCCGCTTCCGCGAGGACATGTTCGCCCGTGGGCTAGACGAGTCCCGCGTGAACTACATGTCCCCGGTCCACGACGGCCGCGTCCACATGGCGTGGATCGCCTGCTACGCCGCGTACTCCATCAACGGCGTGGCTGCGCTGCACACGGAGATCATCAAGCGCGAGACCCTACGCGACTGGTTTGAGCTGTGGCCGGAGAAGTTCAACAATAAGACCAACGGCGTCACCCCGCGCCGCTGGCTGAAGATGTGCAACCCGCAGCTGTCCGGCCTGCTCACCGCCAAGCTCGGCTCCGACGCCTGGGTGACGGACCTCTCCCAGCTCAAGTCGCTGGCACCGCTGGCCAAGGACGCCACCGTCATGCGTGAGCTCATGGACATCAAGTACGCCAACAAGAAGGCCTTCGCCGAATGGATCGACGCGCATCAGGGCGCCAAGGTGGACCCGAACTCCATCTTCGACGTTCAGATCAAGCGCCTGCACGAGTACAAGCGCCAGCTGCTCAACGCGCTCTACATCCTGGACCTGTACTTCCGCATCACAGAGGACGGCGAGAAGGTGCCGCCGCGCACCTTCATCTTTGGTGCGAAGGCCGCGCCGGGCTACACGCGCGCGAAGGCGATCATCAAATTCATCAACTCCGTGGGCGATCTGGTGAACAACCACCCGGATACCAGGGACACCATCCGCGTGGTCTTCGTGGAGAACTACAACGTCTCCCCCGCTGAGCACATCATCCCGGCGGCCGACGTCTCGGAGCAGATCTCCGTGGCCGGTAAGGAGGCCTCTGGCACCTCCAACATGAAGTTCATGATGAACGGCGCGCTGACCCTGGGTACCCTGGACGGCGCCAACGTGGAAATCGTTGAGGCCGTTGGCGAGGACAACGCCTACATCTTCGGCGCCAAGGAAGAAGAGCTGCCGGAGCTGCGCGCACACTACAACCCGGGCGAGCTCGCCCAGACCGTGCCGGGGCTTCGCCGCGTGCTGGACGCCATGACCTCCGGGCTGCTGGGCCAGGAGAACAACCACATATTCGGCGACCTGCGCTCCTCGCTGGTCGACGGCTACGGCGAGCACGCCAACGACACCTACTACGTCCTCGGCGACTTCGCCTCCTACCGCGAGGCCCGCGACCGCATGGCACAGGACTACATGGACTCCGAGCTCAACTGGGCCCGCAAGTGCTGGTACAACATTTGCTACTCCGGCCGCTTCTCCTCCGACCGCACCATCGCCGACTACGCCCACGACGTATGGAAAATCGAGCCCACCCCGGTGACCGACCACTCCGTGGACGACGCCCTCTAA